From the Tripterygium wilfordii isolate XIE 37 chromosome 6, ASM1340144v1, whole genome shotgun sequence genome, one window contains:
- the LOC120000049 gene encoding uncharacterized protein LOC120000049: MARYLGGRKSGYRRIDGSGNGRRRRSVVLANGSGKRRRFWRVRRPRIEILKLVASPKRFFVWLRDAYEKMMLRFAESSMVSAGSYGGSAYGNGIGKARLKEYDEKMIVEIYKSIVMAEGHVMVPREAGKLGSRLSPVEEE, encoded by the coding sequence ATGGCAAGGTACCTCGGCGGAAGAAAATCCGGATACAGGAGGATAGACGGGTCGGGTAACGGACGTCGCCGTAGAAGCGTGGTGCTTGCTAACGGTTCGGGTAAGAGGAGGCGGTTTTGGCGGGTGAGGCGCCCGAGGATTGAGATCTTGAAGTTAGTTGCTAGTCCGAAGAGGTTCTTTGTTTGGTTACGCGACGCGTATGAGAAGATGATGCTGAGATTCGCCGAGTCGAGCATGGTGAGTGCGGGATCATATGGTGGGTCCGCTTATGGGAACGGGATTGGAAAGGCCCGGCTGAAGGAGTATGATGAGAAGATGATCGTTGAGATCTATAAGTCTATTGTGATGGCGGAAGGTCACGTGATGGTGCCACGTGAGGCCGGAAAACTTGGGTCTCGTCTGTCGCCGGTGGAGGAGGAGTAG
- the LOC120000529 gene encoding uncharacterized protein LOC120000529: MKSQISFSDEEEFVSSKMVCCWWRSAARFEEFVKQKLEPPGISGLTPRTRVLREMERLALIADDGLNEVRHKLVGYASGDFWVPIGGIRKEDTDIPPVNTILLVGFRGSGKSSLVNLMYSVLGRSGLVPFSQTSSGSASNYTTMYLEEHNVMRSIRYGFCVYDSRGFDYGNLEEAMEELSSWMHDGVYHNQLCLRSGDEELMKDDEEIVNLRSSSKFVVRRVNCVMVVANMAEIYKALKAGDSKPLEATRELFCSRALRMCNEKPILILTHGDMLTTEERIDGRLKICKRLDISETNGVYDIVCLTEYGFLAEESDPITAFALAEAVYRALLISDRDHFPKKNIIDWVGLVFSCLMCCMAALFAFLADLCSKYRPRDGLKKRL, encoded by the exons atgaaaagccaGATATCTTTCAGTGATGAAGAAGAGTTTGTTTCCTCAAAAATGGTGTGCTGTTGGTGGAGATCAGCAGCGAGATTCGAAGAATTTGTCAAGCAGAAGCTTGAACCGCCTGGCATTTCAGGGCTCACACCTAGAACTAGAGTTctgagagagatggagagattGGCTCTGATTGCTGATGATGGTTTGAACGAGGTTCGGCACAAGCTTGTTGGGTATGCTTCAGGTGATTTTTGGGTACCCATTGGAGGAATCAGAAAGGAAGACACGGACATTCCACCTGTGAACACTATTCTCTTGGTGGGTTTCAGAGGTTCTGGCAAGAGCTCGCTTGTGAACCTCATGTACAGTGTCCTTGGCCGCTCTGGTCTAGTACCCTTCTCCCAAACGTCTTCAG GAAGTGCTTCCAATTACACAACAATGTACTTGGAAGAGCACAATGTGATGAGGTCAATACGATATGGGTTTTGTGTATATGATTCAAGGGGGTTTGATTATGGTAATCTGGAAGAGGCTATGGAGGAACTGTCTAGTTGGATGCATGATGGGGTTTACCATAACCAGTTATGCTTGAGGTCAGGAGATGAGGAATTGATgaaagatgatgaagaaatcGTTAATTTGAGATCGTCTTCAAAGTTCGTGGTAAGGAGAGTGAATTGTGTAATGGTGGTGGCTAACATGGCTGAGATTTATAAAGCCTTGAAAGCTGGTGATTCCAAGCCTTTGGAGGCCACCAGAGAACTCTTCTGCTCCCGTGCTCTCAGAATGTGCA ATGAGAAACCAATATTGATTCTGACACATGGAGACATGTTGACAACAGAGGAGAGGATTGATGGCAGGCTCAAAATATGCAAACGTTTGGACATATCAGAGACAAATGGAGTGTATGACATAGTCTGCCTCACAGAGTATGGGTTTCTTGCTGAAGAATCAGACCCAATTACAGCTTTTGCTTTAGCTGAAGCTGTATACAGGGCATTGCTCATCTCGGACAGAGACCATTTCCCAAAGAAAAACATCATTGACTGGGTTGGGCTTGTCTTTTCATGTCTAATGTGCTGTATGGCTGCTCTCTTTGCATTTCTTGCTGATTTGTGCTCCAAATACAGACCGAGGGATGGATTGAAGAAGCGATTGTGA
- the LOC120001060 gene encoding methionine aminotransferase-like isoform X1: MTTTIVTEDEERASLLRDSANYPSGKLSKVARTFTPSPIQELSLLAQRSNAINLAEGFPDFPAPPHIKNAAVSAINFDFNQYRHVQGICDLLSRKMKDKHGLNVDPSTDIAICCGQTEAFAAAVFSIIDRGDEVVLFDPCYETYEGCITMAGGVPVYVALDPPHWTLDPDRFMKAFTSRTKAVVLNSPHNPTGKVFTRDELEIIAGACCTWDCLAITDEVYEHIAFDDEKHISLASLPNMQEKTIITSSISKTFSVTGWRIGWAIAPALIASAIRNIHVKVTDSAPAPFQEAALTALSSPPEFYQSLKIEYESKRNYIVELLAEIGFQIEFKPKGSFFLFAKLPDQCALSDVEYVRELINQAGVVAVPGCGFFHTKVSYEKPSLEDRSYKGRYIRFAFCKSIETLTAAAEKLRRLYRTKWYLGLQ, from the exons ATGACCACAACCATAGTTacagaagatgaagaaagagCATCTCTCCTCCGAGATTCTGCCAATTACCCTAGTGGGAAGCTATCGAAAGTGGCAAGAACCTTCACGCCTTCACCAATTCAAGAGCTCTCACTCCTCGCTCAGAGAAGCAACGCTATCAACCTAGCCGAAGGCTTTCCAGACTTCCCTGCTCCTCCCCACATAAAAAACGCCGCGGTTTCGGCCATCAATTTCGACTTCAACCAGTACAG GCATGTGCAAGGGATCTGTGACCTCCTGTCTAGAAAAATGAAGGATAAGCATGGTTTGAATGTGGACCCTTCAACCGATATTGCTATCTGTTGTGGGCAAACTGAGGCATTTGCAGCAGCGGTGTTTTCGA TAATAGATAGGGGGGACGAGGTTGTGCTGTTTGACCCTTGTTATGAAACATATGAAGGATGCATAACCATGGCTGGAGGAGTTCCT GTATATGTGGCACTTGACCCACCTCACTGGACCTTGGATCCAGACAGATTCATGAAGGCTTTTACTAGCAGAACAAAAGCTGTAGTATTAAACAG CCCTCACAATCCGACTGGCAAAGTTTTTACTAGAGATGAGCTCGAAATAATTGCTGGAGCTTGCTGCACATGGGATTGCCTAGCCATAACAGATGAA GTATATGAGCACATAGCATTTGACGATGAAAAACATATATCCCTGGCCTCGCTTCCAAACATGCAGGAGAAGACTATCATCACATCTTCTATATCCAAAACATTTAGTGTTACAG GTTGGAGGATTGGATGGGCAATTGCTCCAGCTCTAATTGCTTCTGCAATCAGAAATATTCATGTAAAAGTTACGGATTCTGCTCCTGCACCTTTCCAGGAAGCTGCCTTGACAGCTTTGTCGAGCCCCCCAGAGTTTTATCAATCATTGAAAATA GAGTACGAATCAAAAAGAAATTACATTGTGGAGTTGCTTGCCGAGATTGGCTTTCAGATTGAGTTTAAGCCTAAGGGCTCATTCTTTTTATTTGCTAAACTTCCTGATCAATGTGCACTTTCTGAT GTAGAATATGTTAGAGAATTAATAAATCAAGCTGGGGTGGTTGCTGTACCAGGATGTGGATTTTTTCATACAAAAGTGTCTTATGAGAAACCTTCCCTGGAAGATCGTAGCTATAAGGGGAGATACATCAGGTTCGCTTTTTGTAAAAGCATTGAGACATTGACTGCTGCTGCTGAAAAACTTCGTAGGCTTTATCGTACTAAGTGGTATCTCGGTTTACAATAG
- the LOC120001060 gene encoding kynurenine--oxoglutarate transaminase-like isoform X2 — MTTTIVTEDEERASLLRDSANYPSGKLSKVARTFTPSPIQELSLLAQRSNAINLAEGFPDFPAPPHIKNAAVSAINFDFNQYRHVQGICDLLSRKMKDKHGLNVDPSTDIAICCGQTEAFAAAVFSIIDRGDEVVLFDPCYETYEGCITMAGGVPVYVALDPPHWTLDPDRFMKAFTSRTKAVVLNSPHNPTGKVFTRDELEIIAGACCTWDCLAITDEVYEHIAFDDEKHISLASLPNMQEKTIITSSISKTFSVTGWRIGWAIAPALIASAIRNIHVKVTDSAPAPFQEAALTALSSPPEFYQSLKIVDSKTEKLYFILSTNQKEITLWSCLPRLAFRLSLSLRAHSFYLLNFLINVHFLM; from the exons ATGACCACAACCATAGTTacagaagatgaagaaagagCATCTCTCCTCCGAGATTCTGCCAATTACCCTAGTGGGAAGCTATCGAAAGTGGCAAGAACCTTCACGCCTTCACCAATTCAAGAGCTCTCACTCCTCGCTCAGAGAAGCAACGCTATCAACCTAGCCGAAGGCTTTCCAGACTTCCCTGCTCCTCCCCACATAAAAAACGCCGCGGTTTCGGCCATCAATTTCGACTTCAACCAGTACAG GCATGTGCAAGGGATCTGTGACCTCCTGTCTAGAAAAATGAAGGATAAGCATGGTTTGAATGTGGACCCTTCAACCGATATTGCTATCTGTTGTGGGCAAACTGAGGCATTTGCAGCAGCGGTGTTTTCGA TAATAGATAGGGGGGACGAGGTTGTGCTGTTTGACCCTTGTTATGAAACATATGAAGGATGCATAACCATGGCTGGAGGAGTTCCT GTATATGTGGCACTTGACCCACCTCACTGGACCTTGGATCCAGACAGATTCATGAAGGCTTTTACTAGCAGAACAAAAGCTGTAGTATTAAACAG CCCTCACAATCCGACTGGCAAAGTTTTTACTAGAGATGAGCTCGAAATAATTGCTGGAGCTTGCTGCACATGGGATTGCCTAGCCATAACAGATGAA GTATATGAGCACATAGCATTTGACGATGAAAAACATATATCCCTGGCCTCGCTTCCAAACATGCAGGAGAAGACTATCATCACATCTTCTATATCCAAAACATTTAGTGTTACAG GTTGGAGGATTGGATGGGCAATTGCTCCAGCTCTAATTGCTTCTGCAATCAGAAATATTCATGTAAAAGTTACGGATTCTGCTCCTGCACCTTTCCAGGAAGCTGCCTTGACAGCTTTGTCGAGCCCCCCAGAGTTTTATCAATCATTGAAAATAGTAGATTCCAAGACCGAGAAGCTTTACTTCATTCT GAGTACGAATCAAAAAGAAATTACATTGTGGAGTTGCTTGCCGAGATTGGCTTTCAGATTGAGTTTAAGCCTAAGGGCTCATTCTTTTTATTTGCTAAACTTCCTGATCAATGTGCACTTTCTGAT GTAG
- the LOC120000544 gene encoding leucine-rich repeat extensin-like protein 3 — translation MRTQNWIVVAYFLALQYNCFALAMNAGSSKDQISCTMCDACDNPCQPLPSPPPPPPQPVYTPPPPPAQESQCPPSPPSQPSSGTYYYSPPPPPPSQYVYPPPAGGGEFYPPPTGENFPAPPPPNPILPYFPYYYYNPPPSASESVSLIRDYLVFSVSLLLPLFLFF, via the coding sequence ATGAGAACCCAAAACTGGATCGTCGTCGCTTATTTTCTCGCCCTGCAATACAACTGCTTCGCATTGGCTATGAATGCAGGGTCGTCCAAAGACCAAATATCGTGCACAATGTGTGATGCGTGTGACAATCCATGTCAACCTTtgccatcaccaccaccacctccaccacaaCCGGTCTACACTCCTCCACCGCCTCCGGCTCAGGAATCTCAATGCCCCCCGTCGCCACCGTCCCAGCCAAGTTCGGGTACTTACTACTACTCACCACCACCGCCGCCACCATCACAGTACGTTTACCCTCCGCCTGCCGGTGGTGGTGAGTTTTATCCACCGCCAACTGGTGAGAACTTTCCGGCGCCTCCGCCACCGAATCCAATACTTCCGTATTTCCCTTATTACTATTATAACCCTCCACCTTCTGCCTCCGAATCTGTCAGCCTGATAAGGGACTATCTAGTCTTTTCCGTCTCTCTCTTACTTCCACTTTTCctatttttctaa
- the LOC119999768 gene encoding leucine-rich repeat extensin-like protein 6, which yields MKEVHVSQQNGFSLALFSLTLFDTLLVNSTLKLLARVASPASIGHIKTKTEMETSREAVLVCLALFFAFSRKCTSLTPQKISLLTHREVCPMFYDCQDQRKTWLTLPPPSPPPPPPPPPPPPPPPPPSPPPPPPPPPPPPPPPPPPPPGYFVRNQPPPPPGYFVEKQPPPPPPHLEAPATTTSSASVSFELNRIVPLVCVLVACLCFF from the coding sequence ATGAAAGAAGTCCATGTGTCGCAACAAAATGGGTTTTCCCTTGCTCTGTTTTCATTGACTCTGTTTGATACTCTGTTAGTTAATTCAACATTAAAGTTGTTGGCCAGGGTTGCTTCTCCTGCTTCAATTGGTCACATAAAAACGAAAACAGAAATGGAAACCTCAAGAGAAGCAGTGTTGGTGTGTCTCGCGCTCTTCTTTGCATTCTCAAGAAAATGCACATCACTCACACCGCAAAAAATTTCGTTACTCACCCACAGAGAAGTATGTCCAATGTTCTATGATTGTCAGGATCAGCGCAAAACATGGCTAACTCTTCCACCACCATCTCCTCCTCCCCCTcctccaccgccaccaccaccgccgccTCCGCCTCCACCATCACCTCCTCCGCCGCCGCCACCACCTccgcctccaccaccaccacctccaccgccGCCGCCAGGATACTTCGTGAGAAATCAACCACCGCCCCCGCCAGGATACTTTGTGGAAAAACAACCGCCTCCTCCACCGCCACATTTAGAGGCTCCGGCTACTACGACATCTTCTGCTTCTGTGTCTTTTGAATTGAATCGGATCGTGCCTTTGGTCTGTGTCTTGGTGGCTTGTTTGTGTTTCTTTTAG
- the LOC120000431 gene encoding importin subunit alpha-like has product MSLRPSERTEVRRNRYKVAVDADEGRRRREDNLVEIRKNKREESLLKKRREGLLGQQQLPSSLADSASATVKKLESLQVNVADIWSEDNNTQLEATTYFRKILSIERSPPINEVIQAGVVPRFVQFLAKNDLPKLQFEAAWALTNIASGTSLNTRVVIDSGAVPIFVNLLSSPNDDVREQAVWALGNIAGDSPECRNLVLGHGALMPLLAQFNEHAKLSMLRNATWTLSNFCRGKPQPPFDQTQPALPALERLIHSNDEEVLTDACWALSYLSDGTNDKIQAVIDAGVCPRLVDLLLHPSPTVLIPALRAVGNIVTGDDMQTQCMIEHQALPCLVNLLTNNHKKSIKKEACWTISNITAGNVNQIQAVIEAGIIAPLVQLLQNAEFEIKKEAAWAISNATSGGTHEQIMFLVTQGCIKPLCDLLICPDVRIISVCLEGLENILKVGEAEKSLGKTGDVNLYAQMIDDAEGLDKIESLQNHDNNDIYEKTVKILETYWLEEEDEPLPPGDAAQPAFHFGGSELPVPSGGFNFN; this is encoded by the exons ATGTCTCTGAGGCCAAGCGAGAGGACGGAGGTCCGACGGAACAGGTACAAGGTTGCGGTGGACGCCGATGAGGGACGGAGAAGGAGGGAGGACAACCTGGTTGAGATCCGGAAGAACAAGAGGGAAGAGAGCTTGCTGAAGAAGCGAAGGGAAGGACTCCTCGGTCAGCAACAACTCCCCTCATCTCTGGCTGACTCCGCTTCTGCGACCGTGAAGAAG TTGGAAAGTCTCCAGGTAAATGTTGCTGATATCTGGTCAGAAGACAATAATACGCAACTTGAGGCTACCACCTACTTCCGAAAGATTCTTTCCATag AACGCAGTCCTCCAATTAATGAAGTTATACAAGCTGGCGTCGTTCCCCGTTTTGTTCAGTTTCTTGCAAAGAATGACTTGCCGAAGCTTCAG TTTGAAGCTGCATGGGCTCTCACAAATATTGCTTCTGGAACATCACTAAATACCAGGGTTGTAATTGATAGTGGAGCTGTCCCGATATTTGTTAATCTTCTAAGTTCTCCCAATGATGATGTCAGGGAACAG GCTGTTTGGGCATTAGGTAACATTGCAGGTGACTCACCTGAATGTCGTAATCTTGTCCTTGGTCACGGGGCCTTGATGCCATTGTTGGCTCAATTCAATGAGCATGCAAAGCTTTCTATGCTAAGGAACGCAACATGGACATTATCCAACTTCTGCAGAGGCAAGCCACAGCCTCCATTTGATCAG ACACAGCCTGCTCTCCCAGCTCTGGAGCGACTTATACATTCAAACGATGAGGAAGTCCTTACAGATGCCTGCTGGGCACTGTCATATCTCTCAGATGGTACCAATGACAAAATCCAAGCTGTTATTGATGCAGGAGTCTGCCCTCGACTTGTTGATCTTCTTCT CCATCCATCTCCCACAGTGCTCATTCCTGCCTTGCGAGCTGTTGGAAATATTGTTACTGGAGATGATATGCAGACTCAG TGCATGATTGAGCATCAGGCTCTCCCATGCCTTGTGAACCTGCTGACCAATAATCATAAGAAGAGCATCAAGAAGGAAGCATGCTGGACAATCTCTAATATTACAGCTGGAAATGTTAATCAAATACAG GCGGTGATTGAGGCTGGCATCATTGCTCCGCTTGTCCAATTGCTTCAAAATGCCGAGTTTGAGATCAAAAAAGAAGCTGCCTGGGCTATTTCAAATGCCACATCTGGTGGTACTCATGAGCAAATCAT GTTCTTGGTAACCCAGGGATGTATTAAGCCACTGTGTGATCTCTTGATTTGTCCTGATGTAAGAATTATCTCTGTGTGCTTGGAAGGCCTTGAGAACATTCTGAAGGTTGGGGAAGCTGAGAAGAGCTTGGGTAAAACAGGAGATGTTAATCTGTATGCCCAAATGATTGATGATGCTGAGGGTTTAGATAAGATTGAAAGTCTTCAGAATCATGACAACAATGACATATATGAGAAAACAGTGAAGATACTTGAGACATATTGgctggaggaggaggatgagCCTTTGCCACCAGGTGATGCTGCCCAGCCTGCATTTCACTTTGGAGGCAGTGAACTTCCTGTCCCTTCTGgaggattcaacttcaattaa
- the LOC119999714 gene encoding CTP synthase-like, which produces MEKRMKYVLVTGGVVSGLGKGVTASSIGVVLKACGLRVTSIKIDPYLNMDAGTMSPFEHGEVFVLDDGGEVDLDLGNYERFLDLRLTRDNNITTGKIYQSVLEKERKGDYLGKTVQVVPHITDAIKDWIESVAVIPVDGKEGPADVCVIELGGTVGDIESMPFIEALRQISFSVGQDNFCLIHVSLIPVLGVVGEQKTKPTQHSVRELRALGLTPHLLACRSAQPLLDSTTEKLSRFCHVPAENILNIHDVPNIWHIPLLLRNQNAHYSILEQLNLHGIATPPKLQSWTKMAETFDNITDSVRIAMVGKYVGLTDSYLSVVKALLHACIACSLKPAIDWIAASDLEDDSATSAPEAHAAAWSTLRNAKCVLVPGGFGDRGVKGMILAAKYARENKVPYLGICLGMQISVIEFARSVLRLERANSAEFDDQTPNPVVIFMPEGSRTHMGSTMRLGSRRTLFKTPDCITSKLYCNPEYVDERHRHRYEVNPELIELLEEGGLKFVGKDETGKRMEVLELPSHPFYVGVQFHPEFKSRPGKPSALFRGLVLAATGQLEAYLNRHSNGS; this is translated from the exons ATGGAGAAGAGAATGAAGTACGTGTTGGTGACTGGAGGCGTGGTGAGTGGGCTAGGCAAAGGCGTCACAGCTAGTAGTATAGGTGTCGTCCTCAAAGCTTGCGGCCTTCGCGTCACCTCCATCAAAATTG aTCCTTATCTAAACATGGATGCTGGTACCATGTCTCCTTTTGAACATGGAGAGGTGTTTGTTCTTGATGATGGAGGAGAG GTTGATTTAGATTTGGGTAACTATGAGCGGTTCCTGGATTTGAGGCTTACTAGAGACAACAACATCACCACCGGAAAGATTTATCAG TCTGTACTTGAGAAGGAACGTAAAGGCGATTATCTAGGCAAGACAGTTCAG GTTGTTCCTCACATAACAGATGCTATTAAAGATTGGATTGAATCAGTTGCTGTCATCCCTGTTGATGGAAAGGAGGGTCCAGCAGATGTTTGTGTGATTGAGTTAGGGGGAACTGTAG GTGATATTGAGTCGATGCCATTTATTGAGGCTTTGCGACAAATATCCTTTTCTGTTG GACAAGATAATTTTTGCCTCATCCATGTGAGCCTCATACCTGTGCTGGGTGTTGTTGGCGAGCAA AAAACTAAGCCTACACAACATAGTGTCCGGGAGTTGAGAGCATTAGGTTTGACGCCACATCTGTTGGCATGTCGTTCTGCACAG CCTTTATTGGACAGTACCACGGAGAAACTTTCTCGGTTTTGCCATGTTCCG GCTGAAAATATTCTCAATATTCATGATGTTCCAAATATTTGGCATATTCCTCTGTTACTGAGA AACCAAAATGCGCACTATTCTATTTTAGAGCAGCTGAACTTGCACGG CATTGCTACACCTCCCAAGTTACAGTCTTGGACCAAGATGGCTGAGACATTTGACAATATCACAGATTCT GTAAGGATCGCGATGGTTGGGAAGTATGTTGGCCTGACAGACTCGTATCTTTCTGTTGTGAAG GCCCTTTTGCATGCTTGCATTGCTTGTTCATTGAAGCCAGCAATTGACTGGATTGCAGCTTCGGATCTTGAAGATGATAGTGCCACATCG GCACCTGAAGCTCATGCTGCTGCCTGGAGTACTTTGAGG AATGCAAAATGTGTTTTGGTTCCTGGTGGATTTGGAGATCGTGGTGTCAAGGGAATGATATTGGCTGCCAAGTATGCTAGAGAGAACAAGGTCCCTTATTTAGGGATTTGTTTGGGCATGCAAATTTCAGTCATTGAATTTGCTAGATCT GTTTTGCGTCTGGAAAGAGCAAACAGCGCAGAGTTTGATGACCAGACCCCCAATCCCGTTGTAATTTTCATGCCTGAG GGTTCAAGAACCCATATGGGAAGCACGATGAGACTAGGTTCTCGGCGAACTCTATTCAAAACCCCCGATTGCATCACTTCAAAACT GTACTGTAATCCAGAGTATGTGGATGAACGGCATCGGCATAGATATGAG GTAAACCCAGAGTTGATCGAACTTCTGGAAGAAGGCGGCCTAAAATTTGTTGGGAAGGATGAAACAGGAAAGCGTATGGAG GTTTTAGAGCTCCCGAGCCATCCGTTCTATGTGGGAGTGCAGTTCCATCCAGAATTCAAATCCCGGCCTGGGAAGCCTTCAGCTCTATTTAGAG GCCTAGTTTTGGCAGCAACAGGACAGTTGGAAGCATATCTTAACAGGCACAGCAACGGAAGTTGA
- the LOC120001061 gene encoding uncharacterized protein LOC120001061 yields the protein MEDSSPAVIIPAANLNDNKNQANKNNNGKPKKKSRRVMNFLRIALYMLRRKSGAKPTRNVGLWKKLLGSMRPLHLQSNDQSPPPPLPSTALEIMPPPLDVVVEHIEEAFTPPLSPAIPSSSSSVDGGMSQYASAVNLQELDRCDEDDEGEDDEEEVYADGLGDAMIDEKAEEFIAHFYEVMRLQNMECTNRTNWSLR from the coding sequence ATGGAGGATTCATCACCCGCCGTCATCATCCCTGCAGCCAATTTGAACGACAACAAAAATCAGGCCAATAAGAATAATAATGGCAAGCCAAAGAAGAAAAGCAGGCGCGTGATGAATTTTCTCCGCATAGCATTATATATGCTGCGAAGGAAATCTGGGGCGAAGCCAACACGCAATGTGGGATTGTGGAAGAAACTGTTGGGGTCAATGCGTCCATTGCATCTCCAGAGCAATGACCAATCACCACCACCGCCACTACCATCCACGGCTCTCGAAATTATGCCACCACCGCTGGATGTAGTGGTTGAGCATATTGAGGAGGCGTTCACACCACCGTTGTCGCCTGCTATTCCTAGCTCGAGCAGTTCGGTAGATGGTGGCATGAGCCAATATGCGTCTGCGGTTAACCTTCAAGAGCTCGATCGATGTGACGAGGATGATGAGGGCGAGGATGACGAGGAGGAAGTGTACGCTGATGGTCTTGGCGATGCAATGATTGATGAGAAAGCTGAAGAGTTTATTGCCCATTTTTATGAAGTAATGAGGCTTCAGAACATGGAATGTACTAACCGGACTAATTGGTCATTACGTTGA
- the LOC119999766 gene encoding uncharacterized protein LOC119999766 yields the protein MQSRLATTAVNRSCWAVSAAHYQSLFRRLAAVSGSGRTADPAVHYTDEREFNPAVEYGEAEGIEKVAKAKPAKQEPKTEEKSIGGIDPLVPPKPPSAPFPRLESTPANIPIEPIIQQKRKSTTAPELEEVSCAGLDGTPWPEDAERGYKTEDDKEYFGHHKASPLSEIQVVDTRKPITQATDGTANEEDDRILTSWLPEQLDTAEEALERASRIWKENAMRGDPDTPHGRVLRVMRGEWF from the exons ATGCAATCAAGACTAGCAACCACCGCCGTAAATAGGTCGTGTTGGGCTGTCTCCGCTGCCCACTATCAGTCTCTATTTCGGAGACTTGCGGCGGTCTCCGGTAGTGGCAGGACTGCTGACCCTGCAGTTCACTATACAGACGAGAGAGAATTTAATCCAGCCGTCGAGTATGGGGAAGCTGAG GGAATAGAGAAGGTTGCGAAGGCTAAACCTGCCAAACAAGAACCTAAAACAGAGGAAAAATCAATCGGAGGAATAGATCCACTTGTCCCTCCGAAGCCACCATCTGCCCCATTTCCTCGTCTCGAGAGCACACCAGCGAACATCCCAATCGAACCAATTATTCAACAAAAGCGCAAATCCACGACGGCCCCAGAACTTGAAGAGGTAAGTTGTGCAGGGCTAGATGGAACGCCATGGCCTGAGGACGCAGAGAGAGGATACAAAACAGAGGATGACAAGGAATACTTTGGGCATCACAAGGCATCTCCGTTGTCGGAGATTCAGGTGGTTGACACCAGAAAGCCTATAACGCAGGCTACGGATGGAACTGCCAATGAAGAGGATGATCGGATTCTGACTTCTTGGCTGCCGGAGCAGCTCGACACTGCCGAGGAGGCACTAGAGAGAGCGAGCAGGATTTGGAAAGAGAATGCAATGCGAGGTGATCCGGATACGCCGCACGGGAGGGTTTTGAGGGTTATGAGAGGGGAGTGGTTTTGA
- the LOC120000462 gene encoding serine/threonine-protein kinase SRK2H-like codes for MGKKSTSDMAQKAWNVVRLALLWARKGGVFRRRLMMDQLRLVPKFLKNLGHTSTPRGQIFYQERELSFDKTPIFHLKTHRFASMRFLMSCITPQVDFESYDFNADDGDDGGCDQCEYDDDEYEKCGDIKDGEEEEEEEEEEEEEIDTRAEKFIAQFYEQMRMQRQISYLEYNGGSQ; via the coding sequence ATGGGGAAGAAAAGTACTAGTGATATGGCACAGAAAGCATGGAACGTGGTACGTTTGGCATTGTTGTGGGCAAGAAAAGGTGGCGTGTTCAGGAGGCGTTTGATGATGGATCAGCTACGCCTTGTGCCCAAGTTTCTTAAGAATTTGGGCCACACAAGTACGCCGAGAGGCCAGATTTTCTATCAAGAACGTGAGCTCTCTTTTGACAAGACCCCCATTTTCCACCTCAAAACCCACCGTTTTGCCTCAATGCGGTTTCTCATGTCCTGCATAACTCCACAAGTTGATTTTGAAAGTTATGATTTCAACgctgatgatggtgatgatggaggTTGTGATCAGTGCgaatatgatgatgatgagtatgAGAAATGTGGGGATATTAaggatggagaagaagaagaagaagaagaagaagaagaagaagaagagattgatACGAGGGCAGAGAAGTTCATTGCTCAGTTTTACGAGCAAATGAGGATGCAAAGACAGATTTCGTATTTGGAATACAATGGAGGCTCTCAGTGA